Sequence from the Guyparkeria hydrothermalis genome:
GGTCTGCAGGAGCTCGAATGGCACCTGCTGGCCCTGATCGCGATGCTCGGTTCGGTCTACACGCTCCAGCAGGACGAGCACGTCCGTGTCGACGTCCTCTGGCAGCGCTATCCACCCAGGCTGCGGCGGGCGTTCGGTTCGGTGATTGCCGCGGCGATCATAGTTCCCATGGCCTTGTGGCTCGGTTGGCTATCGGTCGACTACGTCACGAAATCCTTTCACATGGGCGAGGGCTCCCCGGATCCGGGTGGCTTGTCGCACCGGTTTCTCGTCAAGGCCGTGATCCCGGTCGGGTTCGTCCTGATCGCAATCCAGGGACTGGCAATGGCATTGCGCGACGCGGTGGCCGTGTTCGTCCCCGACCCGGATGCGGTGTTCGCGCCCCCACGGCGGACGGCTGGGCCGGTGATGCCGCCGGAACAACCGGCGCCCACCCAATAACCCGGAGTCGACCCGATGGATTCCTATTCTCTGGCGCTGATGATGGTCGGGGCCCTGCTGGTGCTGATCTTCGCCGGGGTGCCGGTGGCCTTCTCGATCGCCGCGGCCGGGATCGTCTTCGGACTGATCGGTCTGGGCGACATGATCTTCAACCTGCTGCCGGCGCGGATCTTCGGCGTGATCACCAACTACACGCTGCTGGCGATCCCGCTGTTCGTCTTCATGGGCGTGCTGCTGGAAAAGTCGCGCATCGCCGAGAGCGCGATCGACGTGGTGGGCCACCTGGCCGGCGACCGGCCCGGCGGGATGGCGATCGCCATCATCGTCATCGGGGTGCTGATGGGGGCCTCGACCGGCATCGTCGGGGCGACGGTGGTGGCGGTCGGGCTGATCACGCTGCCCAAATTGCTCTCGCGCGGCTATCACCCCTCGCTCGCGAGCGGCACGATCTGCGCCTCAGGCACGCTCGGGCAGATCATTCCACCCAGCCTGCTGATCATCCTGCTGGCCGACATCATGGGCGAGTCGGTGGGCGAGCTGTTCGCCGCCGCGATCGTCCCCTCGATGCTGCTCGCGGCGCTGTACCTGGTCTACCTGATCATCCTGGGGCGGTTCGTGCCGCAGCACGCCCCGCCGATCCCGCGGGCCGAGCGCGACGCGATGCCACGCCGTGAGCTTTGGCTCAAGGTGATCAAGACCGTGGTGCCGCCGGTGCTGCTGGTCGTCTCCGTACTCGGATCGATCATCGGCGGGGTGGCCGCGCCCACCGAGGCGGCCTCCCTGGGTGCGCTCGGCGCGATGGCGATCGTCGCGGCCATGGGTCGTCTCGACAAGGCGACGCTCATGCAGACCATGCGCGATACCCTCAAGCTGACCGGCATGATCATGCTCGTCCTGATCGCCGCGCAGGCCTTCGCCCTGTCGTTCCGCCTGCTCGGCGGCGAGGAGATGATCAACGACCTGTTCAGCTGGGTGCCCGGCGGCACCACCGGGGCGATCCTGTTCATGCTGGTGGTGCTGTTCGTGCTCGGGTTCTTCCTCGAATGGATCGAAATCTCCTACATCGTCCTGCCGCTGATGCTGCCGGTCTTCGCGGCGGCCAACGTCGACGTGATCTGGCTGGCGATGCTGGTCACTCTGGTGCTGCAGACCTCGTTCCTGACGCCGCCCTTCGGCTGGGCGCTGTTCTTCCTCAAGGGAGTGGCGCCACCGGAAGTGAAGACCAAGCACCTGTATCTCGGCGTGCTGCCGTTCATCGGGCTGCAGTTGCTGACCCTGGCGATCGTGTTCATTTTCCCGAGCGTGGCTACCGGGCTGCCGCAGAGCATGGGCTGGTAGGCCACCATCTCGTGAGATACGCGCCACTCGAGAAGGAGAGTCGTTGATGCTGCATACGCCACGCGCCCGACGCGGCATGGTGGTCGCCCCGCATTCGCTGGCCTCGGAGGCCGGGTTGGCGGTGCTCCGCGAGGGCGGGAACGCCATCGAGGCGGGAGTCGCGACGGCCTCCACGCTGGCGGTCGTCTACCCGCACATGACGGGCATCGGCGGGGATGCGTTCTGGATCGCAAAGCCCGCCAACGGCCCGGTCCGTTATATCGGCGGTTGTGGGGCGGCCGGCGCCGACCCGGATCACTACGCCGCGCGCGGGCTGGATCAAATCCCGACCCGCGGGCCCGATGCGGCGCTGACCGTCGCCGGTGCGGTTTCCTCGTGGTCGGCGGCGCTGGCGTTGTCAGCGCGGGAATGGAGTGGCAGCATGCCGCTCGACCGGCTCCTCGACGAGGCGATCTGGCATGCCGAGTCCGGCTATCCGGTCACGGCCAGCCAGGCCGCCGTGACCGCTGCCCGTCGCGACGAGCTGGCGGACCTGCCCGGATTCGCGGACACCTTCCTCCAGGACGGCGCAGCCCGTGCGGTCGGGGCGGTCGAGACCCAGCCACGGCTCGCGCGCAGCTTGCGTTGCCTTGCTGCCGACGGGCTCGACGGCTTCTACGACGGTGAGCTGGCCGCTGCGATCGCCGCCGACCTGGCACAAGTCGGCAGCCCCGTCTCGGCGGATGACCTGAGCGCACATCAAGTGGAGCAGGGTGCGCCGCTCTCCTGCCGCGTGGGCTCGGCGACGGTCTACAACAGTCGCCCGCCGACCCAGGGACTGGTCTCGCTGATCATCCTGGCGCTGGCTGAACGCTTGGGCGTGCCCGACTGGCCGGTCGACAGCCCCGAGGCGATCCACCGACTCGTCGAGGCCACCAAGCAGGCCTTCCGCCTGCGAGACGAGTCGCTGCACGACCCGGACATGATGCCAACGCCGGTCGAAGACCTTCTCGATCCGGCGTTCCTCGACGAACTGGCCGCCCGGGTCGACCCGGACAAGGCGGAACCCTGGGGCGAGCCCGGCGAACCGGGCGATACCACCTGGTTCGGTGTGATCGACGAACAGGGCAATGCCGTCTCGGTGATCCAGAGCATTTACCACGAGTACGGCAGCGGGGTGGTCCTGCCCGAGACCGGCATCTGTTGGCAGAATCGTGGACTGGCCTTCTCGCTCGACCCCGATGCACCGCGCGGCCTGCAACGCGGCCGCCGCCCGTTTCACACCCTCAATCCGCCGCTGGCCTGCTTCGACGACGGCCGGACGATGGTGTACGGCACCATGGGGGGCGATGGTCAGCCGCAGACCCAGACGGCCCTGTTCGCGCGCCAGGTCTGGAACGGTGATGAACCACAGGCCGCCGTCACCGCGCCGCGCTGGCTGCTGGGTCGGACCTGGGGCAACGCCTCGACCTCGCTCAAGCTCGAATCCCGCTTCGATCCGGCCATCCCGCAACGGCTCGCCGGGATGGGGCATCGAGTGGAGGTCGTCGGCGACTACGACGAGATGATGGGTCATGCCGGCATGATCGTGCGTTCGCCGGACGGCATACTTGCCGGCGGGGCCGATCCTCGGGGCAACGGCGGCGTGGCCGGCTTCTGAGTCCGCCGGCCTGCTTGCCGCCCACTTTCCTTATCCTTCCCTCTTTTACTCGGACGCCCCATGGAAACCCTTCTGATCCTGATTCCCCTGCTGCTCGCCTGCGGCGTGGTCGCCGGCCTGCTGGCGGGCATGCTGGGCGTCGGCGGTGGCATCGTCATCGTCCCGATGCTCTATCACGTCTTCATCCATGTCGGCGTGGACCCGGCAGTGGTAATGCCGCTGGCGGTGGGGACATCGCTTGCCACCATCGTGGTCACCGCGAGCATGTCCTCGCGCAGTCACCATGCCCGCGGAAACGTCGACGTTCCCCTGCTGCGGCGCTGGATACCCGCGGTGCTGGTCGGCGTGGTGGTCGGTACGGCACTCGGCTCGATCCTTCCCGGGGAGACGTTGCGGGTGCTGTTCGGCGCGTTCATGGCGCTGATCGCCACCCACATGCTGCTGACCGCCGGTCGGTCGGTGGCGCTGACCGACACGTTGCCCGGCAAGTGGGGCCAGCGGGGCGCGGCGACCGGTATCGGCGGGCTGGCGGCGCTGCTGGGCGTCGGCGGTGGCACGCTGGTGGTGCCGTATCTCAACTTCTTCAACTTCCCCATCCACCGGGCCGTCGGTTCCTCGGCCGTCCTGGGGCTGGTGGTCGCCATCCCGGCGAGCATCGGCTACATCCTTTCCGGCTGGGGCGCGGCGGGCTTGCCGGCGGGTTCGACCGGCTACGTCAACTGGCTGGCCTTCGGCCTGATCGTGCCGATGACCATGCTGTTCGCCCCGCTGGGCGTCCGGCTCTGTCAGCGCCTGGACGTGACCCGCCTGAGGCGCGCGTTCGCCGTGCTGCTGGTCGCGGTGGGCATCAAGATGCTCTTCTTCTGATCGGCGGGCCGATTGAAAAACCGTTGGGGCACCGATACATCCTCGTCACCGACAAGTGAGCCGGAGGTAACCATGGCCGGAGGCTGGGCAAAGGACGGCGCCGAACAGGCGCAGATCGACGACACCGTCAACGATGCGCTCGCCCGGGTGCGGGCGGACATTCCCGAGGGCGAGAGCCTCGAGCATTGCGAGGAGTGTGACGAGGTTATTCCCGAGGCGCGCCGGCGGGCGGTGCCCGGCGTGCGCCTGTGCGTGAGCTGCCAGACGGAACAGGACGAGCAGTCGGCCGCCGCCTCGCCCTACAACCGGCGTGGCTCGAAGGACAGCCAGCTGCGCTAGGCCGCCGCGCCCGCATCCGGAATGACCGCGGTGGCCGCGAATCGCACCCCCTGGCGGGTGAGGAGGGCCTTGCCGCGAACGGTCAGGTCGGTGACGAAGCGGAACTGCTGACCGCTGTCGACCGGGTAGGCCTTGAGCCGGTAGTGAGTGCCCCAGGGGCGCTCATTGATGATCACCGTCACCGGCGAATCCAGATGCAGGTAGGGACTGGTAAGCGCCACGTCCTTGAGCATCGAACGGACCCGATCGGCGTCGTGCTCGGGGTGGAGGTAGAAGTCCGCCACGCACAGCAGGCGCGGCTTGCCGTCGTTGGAATTGACGATCGCATCGTTCCACAACCGGTTGTGCGGGATGGCGATACGATCGTCATCGGCCGTGACCAGCTCGACGGTACGCATGCCGACGTGGATGACCTCGCCGTAGTGATCCCCGATCTGCACCCAGTCACCGTTGCGATAGGGCTTCTCGCCGATGGCGACCACGCCGGCGATCAGGCTGCTGGCGTAGTCCTTCAAGGCAAAGCCCAAGGCGATGCCGACGGTGCCGAGCACGGCGACCATGTTCTGCAGTGACGGTTCGATCACCAGCGGCACGATCAGGATGACCGCGCTGACGCCGATCAACAGGCGCAGCAGCGGCACCAGCGCTAGCAGGGTCAGGCGACGCTGACCGTAGAGGCGCTGCCCGAGCCAGTTCAACGCCCGCTGCATGGCAATGATCAGCACCACGGCCGTGATGATTATCGCGGCGATCTCGACGATGACGACCAGGTCGATCTCGCGGAAAATCTT
This genomic interval carries:
- a CDS encoding DksA/TraR family C4-type zinc finger protein translates to MAGGWAKDGAEQAQIDDTVNDALARVRADIPEGESLEHCEECDEVIPEARRRAVPGVRLCVSCQTEQDEQSAAASPYNRRGSKDSQLR
- a CDS encoding TRAP transporter small permease subunit gives rise to the protein MKTAILELARSLDRGVGLIGRLSAWLTLGLVLLVAGNVLFRYVFHVSSVGLQELEWHLLALIAMLGSVYTLQQDEHVRVDVLWQRYPPRLRRAFGSVIAAAIIVPMALWLGWLSVDYVTKSFHMGEGSPDPGGLSHRFLVKAVIPVGFVLIAIQGLAMALRDAVAVFVPDPDAVFAPPRRTAGPVMPPEQPAPTQ
- a CDS encoding mechanosensitive ion channel family protein, whose protein sequence is MNENLASASTKIFREIDLVVIVEIAAIIITAVVLIIAMQRALNWLGQRLYGQRRLTLLALVPLLRLLIGVSAVILIVPLVIEPSLQNMVAVLGTVGIALGFALKDYASSLIAGVVAIGEKPYRNGDWVQIGDHYGEVIHVGMRTVELVTADDDRIAIPHNRLWNDAIVNSNDGKPRLLCVADFYLHPEHDADRVRSMLKDVALTSPYLHLDSPVTVIINERPWGTHYRLKAYPVDSGQQFRFVTDLTVRGKALLTRQGVRFAATAVIPDAGAAA
- a CDS encoding gamma-glutamyltransferase family protein — its product is MLHTPRARRGMVVAPHSLASEAGLAVLREGGNAIEAGVATASTLAVVYPHMTGIGGDAFWIAKPANGPVRYIGGCGAAGADPDHYAARGLDQIPTRGPDAALTVAGAVSSWSAALALSAREWSGSMPLDRLLDEAIWHAESGYPVTASQAAVTAARRDELADLPGFADTFLQDGAARAVGAVETQPRLARSLRCLAADGLDGFYDGELAAAIAADLAQVGSPVSADDLSAHQVEQGAPLSCRVGSATVYNSRPPTQGLVSLIILALAERLGVPDWPVDSPEAIHRLVEATKQAFRLRDESLHDPDMMPTPVEDLLDPAFLDELAARVDPDKAEPWGEPGEPGDTTWFGVIDEQGNAVSVIQSIYHEYGSGVVLPETGICWQNRGLAFSLDPDAPRGLQRGRRPFHTLNPPLACFDDGRTMVYGTMGGDGQPQTQTALFARQVWNGDEPQAAVTAPRWLLGRTWGNASTSLKLESRFDPAIPQRLAGMGHRVEVVGDYDEMMGHAGMIVRSPDGILAGGADPRGNGGVAGF
- a CDS encoding sulfite exporter TauE/SafE family protein, whose amino-acid sequence is METLLILIPLLLACGVVAGLLAGMLGVGGGIVIVPMLYHVFIHVGVDPAVVMPLAVGTSLATIVVTASMSSRSHHARGNVDVPLLRRWIPAVLVGVVVGTALGSILPGETLRVLFGAFMALIATHMLLTAGRSVALTDTLPGKWGQRGAATGIGGLAALLGVGGGTLVVPYLNFFNFPIHRAVGSSAVLGLVVAIPASIGYILSGWGAAGLPAGSTGYVNWLAFGLIVPMTMLFAPLGVRLCQRLDVTRLRRAFAVLLVAVGIKMLFF
- a CDS encoding TRAP transporter large permease → MDSYSLALMMVGALLVLIFAGVPVAFSIAAAGIVFGLIGLGDMIFNLLPARIFGVITNYTLLAIPLFVFMGVLLEKSRIAESAIDVVGHLAGDRPGGMAIAIIVIGVLMGASTGIVGATVVAVGLITLPKLLSRGYHPSLASGTICASGTLGQIIPPSLLIILLADIMGESVGELFAAAIVPSMLLAALYLVYLIILGRFVPQHAPPIPRAERDAMPRRELWLKVIKTVVPPVLLVVSVLGSIIGGVAAPTEAASLGALGAMAIVAAMGRLDKATLMQTMRDTLKLTGMIMLVLIAAQAFALSFRLLGGEEMINDLFSWVPGGTTGAILFMLVVLFVLGFFLEWIEISYIVLPLMLPVFAAANVDVIWLAMLVTLVLQTSFLTPPFGWALFFLKGVAPPEVKTKHLYLGVLPFIGLQLLTLAIVFIFPSVATGLPQSMGW